One window from the genome of Entelurus aequoreus isolate RoL-2023_Sb linkage group LG04, RoL_Eaeq_v1.1, whole genome shotgun sequence encodes:
- the LOC133648179 gene encoding uncharacterized protein LOC133648179 isoform X1, giving the protein MYSVFNLPTYSIVQTISVLNGLQLYSVFNLPTHSIVQTISALNGLQLYSVFNLPTYSIVQTISVLNGLQLYSVFNLPTHSIVQTISALNGLQLYNVFNLSTHSIVQTISALNGLQLYSVFNLPTHSIVQTISPLNGLQLYSVFNLPTHSIVQTISALNGLQIYNVFNLPTHSIVQTISALNGLQLYNVFNLPTHSIVQTISALNGLQLYNVFNLPTHSIVQTISALNGLQRYSVFNLPTHSIVQTISVLNGLQLYSVFNLPTHSIVQTISALNGLQLYNVFNLPTHFIVQTISVLNGLQLYSVFNLPTHSIVQTISALNGLQLYNVFKRLTEVFKVKQLAHVSK; this is encoded by the exons ATGTATAGTGTCTTCAACCTGCCCACTTATTCCATTGTCCAAACCATCTCGGTTCTAAATGGTCTTCAACTTTATAGTGTCTTCAAC CTGCCCACTCATTCCATTGTCCAAACCATCTCGGCTCTAAATGGTCTTCAACTTTATAGTGTCTTCAAC CTGCCCACTTATTCCATTGTCCAAACCATCTCGGTTCTAAATGGTCTTCAACTTTATAGTGTCTTCAACCTGCCCACTCATTCCATTGTCCAAACCATCTCGGCTCTAAATGGTCTTCAACTTTATAATGTCTTCAACCTGTCCACTCATTCCATTGTCCAAACCATCTCGGCTCTAAATGGTCTTCAACTTTATAGTGTCTTCAAC CTGCCCACTCATTCCATTGTCCAAACCATCTCGCCTCTAAATGGTCTTCAACTTTATAGTGTCTTCAACCTGCCCACTCATTCCATTGTCCAAACCATCTCAGCTCTAAATGGTCTTCAAATTTATAATGTCTTCAACCTGCCCACTCATTCCATTGTCCAAACCATCTCGGCTCTAAATGGTCTTCAACTTTATAATGTCTTCAACCTGCCCACTCATTCCATTGTCCAAACCATCTCGGCTCTAAATGGTCTTCAACTTTATAATGTCTTCAACCTGCCCACTCATTCCATTGTCCAAACCATCTCGGCTCTAAATGGTCTTCAAAGGTATAGTGTCTTCAACCTGCCCACTCATTCCATTGTCCAAACCATCTCGGTTCTAAATGGTCTTCAACTTTATAGTGTCTTCAACCTGCCCACTCATTCCATTGTCCAAACCATCTCGGCTCTAAATGGTCTTCAACTTTATAATGTCTTCAACCTGCCCACTCATTTCATTGTCCAAACCATCTCGGTTCTAAATGGTCTTCAACTTTATAGTGTCTTCAACCTGCCCACTCATTCCATTGTCCAAACCATCTCGGCTCTAAATGGTCTTCAACTTTATAATGTCTTCAAAAGGCTGACTGAAGTCTTCAAAGTGAAACAATTAGCGCATGTTTCGAAGTGA
- the LOC133648179 gene encoding uncharacterized protein LOC133648179 isoform X3, translated as MYSVFNLPTHSIVQTISALNGLQLYNVFNLSTHSIVQTISALNGLQLYSVFNLPTHSIVQTISPLNGLQLYSVFNLPTHSIVQTISALNGLQIYNVFNLPTHSIVQTISALNGLQLYNVFNLPTHSIVQTISALNGLQLYNVFNLPTHSIVQTISALNGLQRYSVFNLPTHSIVQTISVLNGLQLYSVFNLPTHSIVQTISALNGLQLYNVFNLPTHFIVQTISVLNGLQLYSVFNLPTHSIVQTISALNGLQLYNVFKRLTEVFKVKQLAHVSK; from the exons ATGTATAGTGTCTTCAAC CTGCCCACTCATTCCATTGTCCAAACCATCTCGGCTCTAAATGGTCTTCAACTTTATAATGTCTTCAACCTGTCCACTCATTCCATTGTCCAAACCATCTCGGCTCTAAATGGTCTTCAACTTTATAGTGTCTTCAAC CTGCCCACTCATTCCATTGTCCAAACCATCTCGCCTCTAAATGGTCTTCAACTTTATAGTGTCTTCAACCTGCCCACTCATTCCATTGTCCAAACCATCTCAGCTCTAAATGGTCTTCAAATTTATAATGTCTTCAACCTGCCCACTCATTCCATTGTCCAAACCATCTCGGCTCTAAATGGTCTTCAACTTTATAATGTCTTCAACCTGCCCACTCATTCCATTGTCCAAACCATCTCGGCTCTAAATGGTCTTCAACTTTATAATGTCTTCAACCTGCCCACTCATTCCATTGTCCAAACCATCTCGGCTCTAAATGGTCTTCAAAGGTATAGTGTCTTCAACCTGCCCACTCATTCCATTGTCCAAACCATCTCGGTTCTAAATGGTCTTCAACTTTATAGTGTCTTCAACCTGCCCACTCATTCCATTGTCCAAACCATCTCGGCTCTAAATGGTCTTCAACTTTATAATGTCTTCAACCTGCCCACTCATTTCATTGTCCAAACCATCTCGGTTCTAAATGGTCTTCAACTTTATAGTGTCTTCAACCTGCCCACTCATTCCATTGTCCAAACCATCTCGGCTCTAAATGGTCTTCAACTTTATAATGTCTTCAAAAGGCTGACTGAAGTCTTCAAAGTGAAACAATTAGCGCATGTTTCGAAGTGA
- the cenpi gene encoding centromere protein I, with protein METTQHLPELLDSNTTSSDDQSVSNRSGGRSLRVAERERRKNEAEPPLVAALKYFSDVEAGTPWIGNDHIKRNLVLVEKVAFSEGLSPDAISVMLEFAMSPRMRSSMRSRVLKCLIPATVVPQEAVVRAIAWLGVSKIATSSQVFFIKWVLTIFDMMDAKDQLRAVYGFIFNFVTDESLCPFICHLLYLLTTKQSVRVYRVRKLLELQSKLGRQPFLLHLLSLYKVFCPELVTLSIPSRMRGGFRNHALPWKSALTFVQKRSGTLVAPGNGLTPTIKDQTISRKRKHCHLEIPALSCAPQKDSQTEWSASGRKLVPLVHVRSFQQLLENIHHIELPSQMGSLLTSSLALHYLDCVQEELALLRLNFWLGCALQEEFLFCRDVGAPQNSDEALQFLNKLLSAQQFLQEGFSSSEAFLYKFLNVWDGCLLRSQIFGLLSNIPVVPSINIKRLLFEPLMQLYFTSSIFFKCGMLECLNSMLTKWLTWHSVYVLEDDLDISLNSHTFIHMSLSGYKDSVKELVHFVGRLATVGLQVESCHSLLLNFILDFYETVCDMFLKYGLPLIVMPPPGVFYPALLATDPVSVDRLAYIMHRYKVNLKSAKSQETLTAPYHISRHTFREFNNYVVDTVNCLWNSNMFPGGTGVQLDQELLLRSKVPQYWNSFDLVHHPAFINYAVDFHIKCWPERKVMDLTSLKRPSPWSWYQEYLYMQGYHGLRHFTLTNISQDKTALSQQQQG; from the exons ATGGAAACTACACAACATTTGCCGGAGTTGTTGGATTCGAACACAACGTCCTCTGACGACCAGTCTGTGAGCAACCGGAGCGGCGGCAGAAGTTTGAGAGTGGCGGAGAGAGAAAGACGGAAGAATGAAGCCGAGCCCCCGCTCGTTGCGGCTCTCAAGTATTTCTCTGACG TGGAAGCAGGGACTCCTTGGATTGGAAACGATCACATCAAGAGGAACCTGGTGTTGGTGGAGAAGGTGGCGTTCTCTGAAGGCCTCTCCCCGGATGCCATCTCCGTGATGCTGGAGTTTGCCATGAGCCCTCGAATGC GGTCGAGTATGCGCTCCCGGGTGCTCAAGTGTCTGATCCCTGCTACGGTGGTGCCTCAGGAGGCCGTTGTCCGAGCCATAGCTTGGCTGGGTGTCTCTAAAATAGCCACAAGTTCGCAG GTTTTTTTCATCAAGTGGGTGTTGACCATTTTCGACATGATGGATGCAAAGGATCAACTGAGAGCCGTCTATGGCTTCATCTTCAACTTTGTGACGGATGAAAGTCTG TGCCCCTTCATCTGCCACCTCTTGTACCTCCTGACCACAAAGCAAAGCG TGCGCGTATATCGAGTCCGAAAGCTACTGGAGCTGCAGTCCAAACTA GGAAGACAGCCCTTCCTCTTACACCTGCTCTCTCTTTACAAAGTCTTTTGTCCTGAGCTGGTGACGCTCTCCATTCCATCCAGAATGAGG GGTGGCTTCAGGAATCACGCCTTGCCATGGAAATCTGCGCTGACTTTTGTCCAGAAGAGGAGCGGCACGCTAGTTGCCCCCGGCAACGGTCTGACACCCACAATTAAGGATCAGACCATCTCAAGAAAAAGG AAACATTGCCACCTGGAAATACCTGCGCTAAGTTGTGCACCCCAGAAGGACTCTCAGACAGAGTGGTCGGCCTCTGGCAGGAAGTTGGTCCCCCTGGTGCATGTCCGCTCCTTTCAGCAGCTTTTGGAGAATATTCACCACATAGAG CTGCCCTCTCAGATGGGCTCTCTGCTGACCTCCAGCCTGGCTCTGCACTACCTGGACTGCGTGCAGGAAGAGTTGGCCCTCCTCCGCCTCAACTTCTGGCTGGGCTGCGCTCTCCAAGAAG AATTTTTGTTTTGTCGAGACGTAGGAGCGCCGCAAAATTCAGACGAGGCTCTGCAGTTTTTGAACAAGCTGCTGTCGGCACAACAATTTCTCCAG GAAGGGTTTTCTAGCTCTGAGGCTTTTCTCTACAAATTCCTCAATGTTTGGGACGGATGCCTGCTGCGGTCACAGATCTTCGGCCTGCTGAGCAACATTCCTGTGGTCCCGAGCATCA ATATCAAGCGGCTTCTCTTTGAGCCCCTCATGCAGCTCTACTTCACGTCCTCAATATTTTTCAAG tgtgggaTGTTGGAATGTCTAAACAGTATGCTGACAAAGTGGCTGACTTGGCACTCGGTGTACGTTCTGGAGGACGACTTGGACATCAGTCTCAACAGCCACACCTTCAT ACACATGAGTCTGTCTGGCTACAAGGACTCGGTGAAGGAACTGGTGCACTTTGTGGGCCGCCTGGCGACCGTGGGCCTGCAGGTCGAGAGCTGTCACTCCCTCCTGCTCAACTTCATCCTGGACTTCTATGAGACG gtGTGTGACATGTTCCTGAAGTACGGACTCCCGCTCATCGTGATGCCGCCACCCGGGGTTTTCTACCCGGCTCTGCTAGCCACCGACCCAGTCAGCGTGGACCGACTGGCCTACATCATGCACAG GTACAAGGTGAACCTGAAGTCGGCTAAAAGTCAAGAGACACTCACAGCG CCCTATCACATCAGCCGCCACACCTTTCGCGAGTTCAACAACTATGTGGTGGACACGGTCAACTGCCTGTGGAACTCCAATATGTTCCCAGGAGGCACGGGCGTGCAGCTGGACCAGGAGCTGTTGCTGAGGAGCAAAGTTCCCCAGTACTGGAACAGCTTCGACCTCGTCCATCATCCGGCCTTCATCAACTACGCTGTCGACTTCCAcatcaag
- the LOC133648179 gene encoding uncharacterized protein LOC133648179 isoform X2 — MYSVFNLPTYSIVQTISVLNGLQLYSVFNLPTHSIVQTISALNGLQLYSVFNLPTYSIVQTISVLNGLQLYSVFNLPTHSIVQTISALNGLQLYNVFNLSTHSIVQTISALNGLQLYSVFNLPTHSIVQTISPLNGLQLYSVFNLPTHSIVQTISALNGLQIYNVFNLPTHSIVQTISALNGLQLYNVFNLPTHSIVQTISALNGLQLYNVFNLPTHSIVQTISALNGLQRYSVFNLPTHSIVQTISVLNGLQLYSVFNLPTHSIVQTISALNGLQLYNVFNLPTHSIVQTISALNGLQLYNVFKRLTEVFKVKQLAHVSK, encoded by the exons ATGTATAGTGTCTTCAACCTGCCCACTTATTCCATTGTCCAAACCATCTCGGTTCTAAATGGTCTTCAACTTTATAGTGTCTTCAAC CTGCCCACTCATTCCATTGTCCAAACCATCTCGGCTCTAAATGGTCTTCAACTTTATAGTGTCTTCAAC CTGCCCACTTATTCCATTGTCCAAACCATCTCGGTTCTAAATGGTCTTCAACTTTATAGTGTCTTCAACCTGCCCACTCATTCCATTGTCCAAACCATCTCGGCTCTAAATGGTCTTCAACTTTATAATGTCTTCAACCTGTCCACTCATTCCATTGTCCAAACCATCTCGGCTCTAAATGGTCTTCAACTTTATAGTGTCTTCAAC CTGCCCACTCATTCCATTGTCCAAACCATCTCGCCTCTAAATGGTCTTCAACTTTATAGTGTCTTCAACCTGCCCACTCATTCCATTGTCCAAACCATCTCAGCTCTAAATGGTCTTCAAATTTATAATGTCTTCAACCTGCCCACTCATTCCATTGTCCAAACCATCTCGGCTCTAAATGGTCTTCAACTTTATAATGTCTTCAACCTGCCCACTCATTCCATTGTCCAAACCATCTCGGCTCTAAATGGTCTTCAACTTTATAATGTCTTCAACCTGCCCACTCATTCCATTGTCCAAACCATCTCGGCTCTAAATGGTCTTCAAAGGTATAGTGTCTTCAACCTGCCCACTCATTCCATTGTCCAAACCATCTCGGTTCTAAATGGTCTTCAACTTTATAGTGTCTTCAACCTGCCCACTCATTCCATTGTCCAAACCATCTCGGCTCTAAATGGTCTTCAACTTTATAATGTCTTCAAC CTGCCCACTCATTCCATTGTCCAAACCATCTCGGCTCTAAATGGTCTTCAACTTTATAATGTCTTCAAAAGGCTGACTGAAGTCTTCAAAGTGAAACAATTAGCGCATGTTTCGAAGTGA